The DNA segment CAAGTAACAGTCTAACATGATGCTTTCCTGTTTACTCTTGCAAACTAAGGTGTTCTTTGGCTTTTTTGGGAGATTCATGGTTCATTTACCACGAAAATTCAACTAAAGTCGGTTAAAATTTTGATGACTGATGATTTTCTTATAATTTTCCTACTAATTATTTCAAGTTCCTGTGATAATAAATTTGAACAGATTATGAATTTGTTAATCCTAGGTACTTTTAATCTTGAAATATCAGGATGTTTGGTAATTTTCTTACGGTTTTCACCTTCATAATCGCATCTAATTCAAGTCCCATTCTTGTTTTTTCAGGAGCCTTGTTTAACTTTTTCGCATATTTCGCTTAATAACTGATTTAACTATAATCAACACAGCAAAACTCAGCAAACTTCAATATGTTTGGGCTCAAGAAACCTCATTTTCACCACAGGATCGCTAAAAACAACTCGGTTGACCCTAACTTGTCTGACAAACATGCTCCAAACCCGTTCGATTCTGATGACGAGTTGGACAAAAAGTCCACCCTAAAACCGTCAAGAACTTCATCTGAACCTACTGTATTGGCCCAAGACTCAAGAGCCGCTCTTTTTGATGACGATGAGGTTAAAGGGTCAGGCTACAAAGTTAGTTACGCGTCGAGAAACAAATACAAAAACGATTTTGTTGATACTGGTGGAATAGAGAACCAAGATGTGCAAGAGTTGGAGCATTATGCTGCGTATAAGGCCGAGGAGACTACAAAAACCGTCAACAGTGCGTTGAAAATTGCAGAAAACATTCGCGAAGATGCCACCAAAACCATGATTACGTTGCATCAACAGGGTGAACAGATCACCCGGACCCACATGACTGCTGCTGATATCGATCAGGATCTTAGCAGGGTATTGCTCTTTTGTTATTAAAATTAAGGGTGGCAAGATAGGTAGGtggggctgcaaacgaaccgaacgaacataaCAGgaacttgttcatgttcgtttgttaaggaaatatatgtgttcaccaACTGTTCATGAACAGTTACCGAACAAGATTGAATGTTTGCGTTCGTTCAAATGAacgtgtttgtgtttgtttgttaattttaggtaacgaacgttcatgaacacaaatgaacacaaaccaAATGGAAACAAGCAAAcgcaaacaagcgttcatgaacataaaatatttaaataaaatataaaaacgaAAAACACaaatgaactatcgaacataaacaaacacgttaccgaacgttcacgaacataaatgcaCGAACGCGGCCTGTGTTCATGTTTGttatttaactaaacgaacgaaatttcttgttcgtgtttgttcctttattaaacaaacgaacacaaatgaacttcccaccgaacggttcacaaactgttcaCTGAACGTTCGGTTTGTTTGCAGCCTTATAGGCAGGCCTGGGTGGGTCAAAACAGGCTTATATTGAAACGGGTCATTTTTAAGTATGGGTCAAAACAGGTTGGGTTGACCCTAGTTAAGGACTTAAGGCGCAAATTTCATTTCAAGGATGAAGTTTTATGATGGTAATAATCGAAATATTTGAATAAGCCAATGTAGAATGCTGTATGCATTTTACGCTGTTTGACCCGTTCCCTTTCTTCTAATCTTTCTTATATGGCCCGTTTGAGATAATACTCATTTATACTAAGTTAATGGGTCGGATTAAGGTGCCTAAATTTTCATCTAGATTTAAAAGTTATAATCCGATGCAGGGTGAGAAGCTTTTGGGAAGTTTAGGGGGCATATTCTCGAGAACGTGGAAGCCTAAGAAGGGCAGGGCAATTACAGGACCAGTGATCATGAGAGGTGATtaaatataatacttgtaaatgtatattttttatatatcttATGCTTTTTTTGTGATATTTTTGTAAGTTATGAAATGTGATTTtttatattattgttattaagttTAGATGATTTTTTCAGACGATCCTGCAAGACGAACGGGTGCCCATTTGGAACAAAGAGAAAAACTGGGACTTACAGCAACGCCAACTAAGGGACAGCGGCATTCGAGAACTCCGCCCCATGAACCCACAAACGCTTTACAGAAAGTCAAGGTATGTGAaagtttgacttttttttttcagAAGATCCCTAAAAGGTTAAAATATACGCTCCGTGAAAattgcttgccatgactgacatGACCCATAAACATGTAGTTTGATAACTTGCCTTGAGTGTCTATTTAAATGCCCTCCGTTTGAAACACTAAAAGCGACATTTTAGTTAGAAAGAAAACTGGTTAAATGGGTCGAACGGGTGAAAAGTTGTTGCTTTATAatttacttgtttttttttttttttttttttcatatgtgATTATAACAGTATGAGCAAGCAAAGCAAGATGATGCCCTCTCAGACTTGAGTAATATACTCGGGGAACTTAAGGAAATGGCGGTTGACATGGGTTCAGAGATTGAAAGGTTAGTAAAAAACGTTTTTGTAGGTGTATCGCCATAAGCTGTGTTTGTGTTACATGGTTTACTAAACCAGTTATGATGTCTGCAGGCAAAACAAAGCTCTTAACCCACTTGAAGATGATGTTGATGAGGTCACTTCCCGAGTTAGAGGTGCTAATCAACGTACTCGACGTTTGCTTGGGAAGTAGATTAATGATTCGCGAATTTTACTTGACGCTTACTTCATTCCTAGCTTGTGTGATGTTGATAAACATGTGTATGCCACCATCATTCTTTTGATTGTTTTGATTTGTTAATATAACAAAAACGTAGTCTATTAACATGGCATGCGTTCTTAATTGGTTTTGACTAGAGCTGGTAAAATTGTGTCGTATTGTGTTCAACGGGTTATGTTAAACGTGTCATTTTATTAAACGCTAACACTAACATGTTTAATAAGTTGGTTATACGATGCAAACACCTTTACATGGTTATTACACAATTCACttaacatgataaaataaaagtTAATTGGTATTTAATTACAAAGtatgtcattttgataaatgggTTATAAAGTTGTCGTGCTTACCtattaatatatttaacataataagtTACGCCTATTATGCGTGTAATATATGGGTTAAGTGGGTTAAACCCATTTTGACATGTTTTTAATCGTGTCGTTAATGTGTCAACCTGTTTATGACCCGAACCCATTTACTTAAAACACTAACCCGTTTAACTTCGTGTCGAATGATGTTGTGTTAAATTGTCAACACTAGTTTTAACCCATTGTCTAGGTTTTGTGTCAAGGTATGTTATGTTGATGAGTTCGATAGAAAATTAGGCATAAAAAGAtcaaagttttatatttttttagttaaCAAACGACTATTCTCTAAAGGGTTATATTTCAAGTGAAACGAACCCACTGATTTCACGCTTTATAATTTTTAGTTAACAAACGACTATTCTCTAAAGGGTCATATTTCAAGTGAAACGAACCCATTGATTTCACGCGGGTTATAAAAATAGGTTGTAATCTTAAAAGTTATGGGTAGTATTATATATCTAGCCATTTTTTTTACCAAACATATGTTGTTAAAACACTCAACACAACCAATGTAGCGAAATAACTATGCTACAAAAGACTTATATGCCAAGATATTCTAAAATTCAAAGTGAGTGAGTCGCAAGCGGGTCACTAGTGGTACGTAGCAAGTGGATCAAATCGAACGTGGGTTGTGAGGGGTGTCGTGTTAAACTTCTCATCGCTACACAAACTCGTTAAGTCTAGTTCGGGTAAATCActaaattttaaaattttgacaTCTTAAAATTAAGATCACCttattatatttcttttaaaAATAGTTCTAGTACAAGCAGGCAGGACCCATAAATGTTCAAACTTACAATAGCAATCGACACTTATGAACTGTCATCAAACCTGCACTTAAGCTACTCCTGCAGCATATCAAGGACTAAATTTCCATATCCAACTGTCTTAACTTCTTTACTTGTACATCCTGCTTTATAAGTTGTACATTTTCTGTCATGTTACATCATGTATAACTTACTTGTTTTAGCAACCTAGAAGAATACAGAAGAGATCACAATATTATACCTTCATATAGAATTCTCACACCCCAAGGCCCCTACTTATTAAATTCAATAACCTGCAGCCTGCAGGAACACCATCATAAACCAATATATGAGTAAACATGACAAACAGTCaaacaccatcaccaccaccactactaGCATCATGAAGAGCTCGTTTTCCAGTCATCGGGTCATGGCAGCCGCCTATCTCTGCTGCGTCATTGCATCGTTGCAAGTTCAAGGAATGTTGTCTGTGGATAATCTTGAGGTCAGTCACGATGGTCAACTTTCAACGAGTTCCATCTTTTGTGTTCGCTTAAGATGTCGGCTACTGTACGATACTCTACAACCACAACAGCCTATTCTATCTGAAGAGATGGGTGCAAGATTCGGCTCAGAGAAAAGACTAGTTCCTGGTGGGCCCAACCCTCTCCATAACTAACTAAAGCTCATGTAAATCTAGGCTGAAGCTGATAAATCTTTGTCTTATGTTTCCTGGTAAATCTCTATATATTAATGTAGAAGTTAGGACTTCACAAAAACGTTAGCTCAATGTACTTGGTTTCCTGTGTAAATACATCATTAAAAAGAAAATTTTCTGTTGATGTTGTGTTGTGTACTCCCTACAGAACACAGATCTTGCTTAAGTGgcaattttgtgacttaacagtTTCCGTAAGTCGTACATACTTATTTAAGAACACAATGACACTTAATTTGTACAGGGTTTGTATCAATACAACACACTTATTCATAAAGTTCAACAACAAAACTTGGGGTATGTGTCTTGAATACATTTCTACACCTCTAACCGCTTAACCAGGAGGTCCTTATCCCAGCAGCAGAGGTGCAACTCATTTGCTACCTTGTTCTCTAGACGTATTCTATCCTTCGTTTAAAAGGAGCGTCACAAAACGTGAGTTGCACACGTCTAGGTAAAACCATATAAGCTTCATTTACGACCAAAAGTTGTGTACTATTTTTTGACCAAAAGCTTTATATAATTTAAACAAATTGAAGGCCTAGAACTGTCTTACCCATGAATCCATGCTTTCACTATTTGATATCTATTATGCTCTACAATCCGTGTTTCAAAAGAATAACCCGATCTTAAACCGAGATACTATCTATCATACAGTATAAAGTGAACTA comes from the Helianthus annuus cultivar XRQ/B chromosome 4, HanXRQr2.0-SUNRISE, whole genome shotgun sequence genome and includes:
- the LOC110935975 gene encoding SNAP25 homologous protein SNAP33; the protein is MFGLKKPHFHHRIAKNNSVDPNLSDKHAPNPFDSDDELDKKSTLKPSRTSSEPTVLAQDSRAALFDDDEVKGSGYKVSYASRNKYKNDFVDTGGIENQDVQELEHYAAYKAEETTKTVNSALKIAENIREDATKTMITLHQQGEQITRTHMTAADIDQDLSRGEKLLGSLGGIFSRTWKPKKGRAITGPVIMRDDPARRTGAHLEQREKLGLTATPTKGQRHSRTPPHEPTNALQKVKYEQAKQDDALSDLSNILGELKEMAVDMGSEIERQNKALNPLEDDVDEVTSRVRGANQRTRRLLGK